A region from the Leptospirillum ferriphilum ML-04 genome encodes:
- a CDS encoding IS1595 family transposase, whose translation MNPRDFKELRRSAQDLTPQQRHILATDLQGTYPQNNPVLEQVDRAFSEHPRCPHCQHEQVAKWGRVQGLQRYRCRACHRQFTPLTNTPLSRLRKREKWAAYLEAMEDGLSVRKAAERVGVNPNTAFLWRHRFLASPAKEKPTLLRGIVESDETFIRRSRKGERRMDRLARKRGTKAPNTGMDPEHWVPVLVARDRGAVTTDSILPEVTSQTLKRSLVPVLDKDAVLCHDGLPSYFTLARETGISHRTVYAAHGKRVLKGVFHIQNVNAYHSRLKEWLERFHGVATKYLSSYLGWRRFLELKLPSVSFSRAILQAIVAPGRLHSFART comes from the coding sequence ATGAACCCACGAGACTTCAAGGAACTTCGCCGTTCGGCACAGGATCTCACGCCCCAGCAACGCCACATCCTGGCGACGGATCTCCAGGGGACCTATCCACAAAACAATCCGGTTCTCGAACAGGTCGACCGAGCCTTCTCCGAACATCCGCGATGTCCCCATTGTCAGCACGAACAAGTCGCCAAATGGGGACGGGTGCAGGGGCTCCAGCGTTATCGGTGCCGGGCCTGCCACCGGCAGTTCACGCCGCTTACCAACACGCCCCTGTCGAGACTGCGCAAACGGGAGAAGTGGGCCGCGTATCTCGAGGCGATGGAGGACGGCCTGTCGGTCCGCAAAGCGGCTGAGCGGGTCGGGGTGAACCCCAACACGGCCTTTCTGTGGCGCCACCGTTTTTTAGCCAGTCCCGCGAAGGAGAAACCGACCCTCCTTCGGGGGATCGTGGAGTCGGATGAGACGTTTATCCGCCGGTCCCGCAAGGGCGAGCGAAGGATGGACCGTCTGGCCCGAAAGCGGGGAACCAAAGCGCCCAACACCGGGATGGATCCGGAACACTGGGTGCCCGTGCTGGTGGCCCGGGACCGCGGGGCCGTCACCACCGACAGCATCCTGCCGGAAGTCACGTCCCAGACCCTCAAACGGAGTCTGGTTCCCGTTCTGGACAAGGACGCCGTTCTCTGTCACGACGGTCTTCCGTCCTATTTCACCCTGGCCCGGGAGACGGGAATCTCCCACCGGACGGTCTATGCGGCCCATGGGAAACGGGTTCTCAAGGGGGTCTTCCACATCCAGAACGTCAATGCCTACCACAGCCGCTTGAAAGAATGGCTGGAACGATTTCACGGCGTCGCCACCAAATACCTTTCGAGCTATCTGGGATGGAGACGATTCCTGGAATTGAAGCTCCCCTCTGTCTCTTTCTCCCGGGCGATCCTCCAGGCGATCGTGGCTCCAGGTCGACTTCATTCGTTTGCTAGAACATAG
- a CDS encoding nucleotidyltransferase family protein, with amino-acid sequence MPLDIRPDHLEIIRNILGSVIPEREVWAFGSRVNGTARKTSDLDLVVIGMHPLEFQTLGRLLDAFSVSDLPYKVDVVDWSRTGEGFRTIIDSHHVVLQKPHRESQ; translated from the coding sequence ATGCCACTCGACATCCGTCCTGACCACCTGGAAATTATCCGGAACATTCTGGGGAGCGTGATCCCGGAAAGGGAGGTCTGGGCATTCGGATCCCGAGTGAACGGTACCGCCAGAAAAACATCCGACCTGGATCTTGTCGTAATCGGAATGCATCCGCTGGAATTTCAAACGTTGGGACGACTTCTGGACGCATTCAGCGTATCAGACCTCCCCTACAAGGTGGATGTGGTGGATTGGTCAAGAACAGGAGAGGGATTTCGGACAATCATCGACAGTCACCATGTTGTCCTGCAAAAACCTCATCGAGAGAGCCAGTGA
- a CDS encoding IS110 family transposase, translating to MKQYTKFVGLDVHKKTIAVAVADSKTPEVRYYGEIPNTIEALRRLIHKLSEEGAELHFVYEAGPCGYGVHRRLQAEGHRCQVVAPSLIPKKAGDRVKTDRRDAQALARLHRVGELTPVWVPGSEQEAMRDLSRLREDLKMEERHLKQRLLAFFLRHEVVLPEDKTRWGGPFMTWLENKTFENAVSQIVFQTYLESLKDVIGRGAGVVKEIETVLESYSLAPVVRSLMALRGVDLITAFTITAEVGDMTRFGTAAQFMAYLGLTPCESSSGENVRRGGVTKTGNGHVRRVLVESAWHAQRTPRISKALKERMKDQTPEVRKIAWEGQRRLFHRFHHLTAKGKRSTVAVTALARELAGFVWAIGCQVMGRPVALPKETMGETA from the coding sequence ATGAAGCAGTATACCAAATTCGTCGGATTAGATGTGCACAAGAAAACGATTGCCGTTGCGGTCGCGGACAGCAAAACTCCGGAGGTGCGGTATTACGGGGAGATTCCGAATACGATCGAGGCGCTGCGCCGTCTGATCCACAAGCTGTCCGAAGAGGGGGCAGAACTTCACTTTGTCTACGAAGCAGGGCCCTGCGGATATGGCGTGCACCGCCGACTCCAGGCGGAAGGACACCGATGCCAGGTGGTGGCCCCCTCTTTGATCCCGAAGAAGGCCGGAGACCGGGTGAAGACGGACCGGCGGGACGCACAGGCCTTGGCCCGCCTGCACCGGGTGGGAGAGCTGACGCCGGTCTGGGTTCCCGGGAGCGAACAGGAAGCCATGCGGGACCTGTCCCGTCTGCGGGAAGATCTCAAGATGGAGGAGCGCCACCTCAAGCAGCGTCTTCTGGCCTTTTTCCTGCGTCACGAGGTGGTTCTCCCGGAGGACAAGACACGATGGGGCGGTCCCTTCATGACCTGGCTTGAAAACAAGACGTTCGAGAATGCCGTGAGCCAGATTGTTTTCCAGACCTATCTCGAGAGCCTGAAAGATGTTATCGGGCGAGGAGCGGGGGTCGTGAAAGAGATCGAAACGGTTCTGGAATCCTACTCCCTGGCTCCCGTGGTCAGGTCCCTTATGGCGCTTCGGGGAGTGGACCTGATCACGGCCTTCACGATCACGGCAGAGGTCGGGGATATGACACGCTTTGGAACAGCCGCCCAGTTTATGGCCTATCTGGGTCTGACGCCCTGCGAGAGCTCAAGCGGGGAGAATGTCCGGCGCGGGGGCGTGACCAAAACGGGAAACGGTCATGTCCGGAGAGTTCTGGTCGAAAGCGCCTGGCACGCCCAGCGGACACCCCGAATCAGCAAGGCCTTGAAGGAGCGCATGAAGGACCAGACGCCAGAGGTCCGGAAGATCGCCTGGGAAGGACAGAGGCGGCTCTTTCACCGCTTTCATCACCTGACAGCGAAAGGAAAGCGGTCAACCGTCGCGGTCACCGCCCTGGCGCGGGAATTGGCCGGCTTTGTCTGGGCGATCGGATGTCAGGTCATGGGACGACCAGTCGCTCTTCCGAAAGAGACGATGGGGGAAACGGCCTGA
- a CDS encoding site-specific integrase — MFVHLEKTLLSALPPDDIPSLRDALSRYLKEITDYKKGKSQETRRIHTWQTHPLGTRPLDQIRRIDLVAYRNERRDQGRSAHTIRLDLAVLSHLYEIARSEWGFETLSNPVKAIRLPAFPPGRDRRLESGELEKILLHSTPTMSDIVLFAIETAMRRSEILSLTWNRVDLDRRIALLKDTKAGGGRKVPLSPPALAILKERQKTSSGPNRIFSLSADDVSHRFLDSCRKAGISDLRFHDLRHEATSRLFEKGLSIPQVAAITGHKTLQMLHRYTHLRAEDLAQKLDDLMNTPFP; from the coding sequence ATGTTCGTTCACTTGGAGAAAACTCTCTTGTCCGCATTACCCCCCGACGACATACCATCACTCAGAGATGCTTTGTCACGTTATCTCAAGGAAATCACAGACTACAAGAAAGGAAAATCTCAGGAAACAAGGCGAATCCACACGTGGCAAACCCATCCTCTGGGAACGCGACCACTCGACCAGATTCGTCGCATAGATCTGGTGGCCTACCGTAACGAGCGGAGAGATCAGGGTCGCTCTGCCCACACCATCCGGCTCGATCTGGCAGTCCTCTCACATCTTTATGAAATCGCCCGCTCGGAATGGGGGTTCGAAACGCTGAGCAATCCCGTCAAGGCCATTCGCCTTCCGGCTTTTCCGCCAGGACGGGACCGGCGTCTGGAGTCGGGAGAACTGGAGAAGATCCTGCTCCATTCCACCCCTACCATGTCCGACATTGTCCTCTTCGCCATCGAAACCGCCATGAGAAGGAGCGAGATCCTCTCCCTGACATGGAACCGGGTTGATCTCGATCGAAGGATCGCCCTGCTCAAGGACACGAAAGCCGGTGGAGGAAGAAAAGTTCCCCTGTCTCCTCCGGCTCTTGCAATCCTGAAAGAACGACAGAAGACATCCTCCGGCCCGAACCGGATCTTTTCATTGTCGGCGGACGATGTCTCCCATCGTTTCCTGGACTCCTGCCGGAAAGCCGGCATTTCGGACCTGCGTTTTCACGACCTTCGGCACGAAGCGACCAGCCGTCTCTTCGAAAAAGGACTGAGCATCCCCCAGGTTGCCGCCATTACCGGGCATAAAACCCTCCAGATGCTTCACCGGTATACCCATCTTCGGGCGGAAGATCTGGCACAGAAGCTGGACGACCTCATGAACACACCCTTTCCCTGA
- a CDS encoding IS110 family transposase, whose product MKVTTLGIDIAKTVFHLIGLDARGHEVLNKKVSRSHLTKTIQNLPPCRIAMESCGSANYWGREFEKMGHAIVLIPPQYVKPFVRTNKNDANDARAICEAALRPSIPTVPVKTEDAQDIQSLHRSRQLLIGFRTATINHIRGILLEYGIVLGQSPKKVGGELERLVNDPECGLSPSLRETLRVIGAELAGLESKLEDFDTWIENLAKRHPVCKRLMTVPGVGVLTATVLVALVGDPFRFRNGRHFAAYLGLVPKQHSSGGKNVLLGISKRGDTYLRTLLIHGGRAMVRSVMKIAAAGKEPAGRNTWILSLYERRGYNRTAVAVANKNARVLWALLTKEDAVYSPAGPALRKTA is encoded by the coding sequence ATGAAGGTTACCACACTGGGAATCGACATCGCCAAGACGGTTTTTCATTTGATCGGACTCGATGCGAGAGGGCATGAGGTTTTGAACAAGAAAGTCAGTCGTTCTCACCTGACAAAGACGATTCAAAATCTTCCTCCTTGCCGGATCGCGATGGAGTCCTGTGGATCGGCCAACTACTGGGGGCGGGAGTTCGAGAAAATGGGCCATGCGATCGTGCTGATTCCGCCCCAGTACGTGAAACCTTTTGTGCGCACGAACAAGAACGATGCCAATGACGCCCGGGCGATCTGCGAGGCGGCGCTTCGGCCTTCAATCCCGACTGTTCCGGTGAAGACGGAAGACGCCCAGGACATCCAGAGCTTACATCGGAGTCGTCAGCTTCTGATCGGATTCCGCACTGCCACGATCAACCACATCCGGGGCATTCTCCTGGAATACGGAATCGTGTTGGGACAGTCCCCTAAAAAGGTTGGGGGAGAGCTGGAGCGTCTTGTGAACGATCCGGAGTGCGGACTTTCCCCTTCCCTTCGGGAGACGCTTCGGGTGATAGGTGCGGAGTTGGCAGGACTCGAGTCAAAACTTGAAGACTTTGACACCTGGATCGAGAATCTGGCCAAGAGACACCCCGTCTGCAAACGGCTCATGACCGTTCCCGGAGTGGGGGTTCTCACCGCCACGGTTCTGGTCGCCTTGGTCGGAGATCCCTTCCGGTTCAGGAATGGACGCCATTTCGCTGCCTATCTTGGCTTGGTACCCAAACAGCACTCCAGCGGCGGCAAGAATGTGCTTCTGGGGATCTCCAAACGAGGAGACACCTATCTACGCACCCTCCTGATCCACGGAGGGCGGGCGATGGTGCGCTCCGTCATGAAGATTGCCGCCGCTGGGAAAGAGCCCGCGGGACGCAATACCTGGATCCTCTCCCTGTACGAACGGCGGGGATACAACCGGACGGCAGTAGCGGTCGCGAATAAGAACGCCCGGGTCCTGTGGGCTCTCCTGACCAAAGAGGATGCGGTGTATTCTCCGGCGGGTCCCGCGCTCCGGAAAACCGCCTGA
- a CDS encoding type II toxin-antitoxin system RelE/ParE family toxin: MKRILLLRTFVRWKEKNGLLDQALVKAVAEMEQGLIDADLGGCILKKRVGLPGRGKRGGVRVIVATQKVDRWVFLYGFEKNERDNISHKELKIFQEMAVDLLKLNDQQVDLALSEGEFVEVVHETKENHE; encoded by the coding sequence GTGAAACGCATACTCCTCCTTCGGACATTCGTGCGCTGGAAAGAGAAAAACGGGTTATTGGACCAAGCTCTTGTCAAGGCCGTTGCCGAAATGGAGCAGGGGTTAATTGACGCAGATCTCGGTGGGTGCATTTTAAAAAAGCGGGTGGGTCTTCCGGGACGAGGAAAGCGTGGTGGTGTCCGGGTGATTGTGGCGACCCAAAAGGTTGACCGCTGGGTCTTTCTCTACGGATTCGAGAAAAATGAGCGAGACAATATCAGTCACAAGGAACTGAAAATCTTTCAGGAAATGGCTGTAGATCTTCTCAAGCTTAATGATCAGCAAGTGGATTTGGCCCTTTCCGAGGGTGAATTTGTGGAGGTGGTCCATGAAACCAAAGAAAATCACGAATAG
- a CDS encoding nucleotidyltransferase substrate binding protein: protein MTELILDPLEKALGQLESGILESKAEPDNELFRDGVIKRFEYTMDLCWKLIQRFLKHIAQVEDSLIRSKKDLFREGARLGLLENVEAWFGYYEARNITSHTYNEQTARAVYIQAERFLPDAKQLLAALKDATRHPS, encoded by the coding sequence ATGACTGAACTCATTCTGGACCCATTGGAAAAAGCCTTGGGTCAGCTGGAATCCGGAATTCTCGAAAGCAAGGCTGAGCCGGACAACGAGCTCTTCCGGGACGGAGTGATCAAACGGTTCGAATACACCATGGATCTCTGCTGGAAACTGATCCAGCGTTTTCTCAAACACATTGCTCAGGTTGAAGACAGCTTGATCCGGAGCAAGAAGGACCTTTTTCGAGAAGGCGCCAGGCTTGGCCTCCTGGAAAACGTGGAGGCATGGTTCGGCTACTACGAGGCCAGGAACATCACTTCCCACACATATAATGAACAGACGGCCCGTGCTGTGTACATCCAGGCAGAACGATTTCTTCCCGATGCCAAGCAATTGCTGGCAGCATTAAAAGATGCCACTCGACATCCGTCCTGA
- a CDS encoding helix-turn-helix domain-containing protein codes for MKPKKITNRIASEMKDTASGLHRIGLIDKRRMNELEALTTPSISEMTPERIKSLREKEHVSQAVFASVLNTSLSTVQKWEIGEKRPSGPSLKLLSLVERKGLAAVL; via the coding sequence ATGAAACCAAAGAAAATCACGAATAGAATCGCAAGCGAAATGAAGGATACGGCGTCTGGATTGCACAGGATCGGGCTGATCGACAAGCGGCGAATGAACGAGTTGGAGGCGTTGACCACCCCCAGCATTTCCGAAATGACACCCGAAAGGATTAAATCGTTGCGGGAAAAGGAACATGTCAGCCAAGCCGTGTTTGCGTCGGTGCTGAACACGAGCCTTTCGACCGTGCAGAAGTGGGAGATTGGAGAAAAACGTCCGAGCGGGCCTTCCCTGAAGCTCTTGAGTCTTGTCGAGAGGAAGGGGCTTGCGGCAGTCTTGTGA